In Rhizobium sp. WSM4643, the following are encoded in one genomic region:
- a CDS encoding right-handed parallel beta-helix repeat-containing protein, with product MTVYYVNSATGSDRNGGTGQNSAFATLSKVESLKLKPGDSVLLAKGSVFNEQFDIKYSGSENAPIKIGSYGTGAAPVIHSSGDGIHSLYASNIVIENLKISNTAGAGIYGGSVTNWTVRDVEIAKTGLSENAGAVTFRSSKNITVEDSKISDVRGDGFWIEKVNGIKLLNNTVTNAHGTTADAVQMNDSSDILIKGNHLDQTHADSPKGVIALVRPVNAVVEDNVLTGGGFGISAQAGKNVAIRDNDISGFHGYSWSFAVGLGDKGDTRDYDIAGNHIHDGARGVVISAAGSPSYDRTNIKVHDNVFDDLSQAALNVDRPASGSFSNNTIESGVKATSISPDIVGAHTFSVSNNHTVANVETALASPVAKTAAATESAADPAVVAVHDNLKILTDTGAAHHGNLLENDSSDNDTLVLRRFGDETVGKHGLTLTGEYGDIHVDREGNYAYMLDETKLPDHSGHVSESFTYGINDGSSHHSDGDTLTVFIHLDGLLS from the coding sequence ATGACAGTCTACTATGTGAACTCAGCGACTGGTTCCGACCGCAACGGTGGAACGGGCCAGAACTCGGCTTTTGCGACTTTGTCCAAAGTGGAATCCTTGAAACTGAAACCCGGCGACAGCGTGCTTCTTGCCAAGGGAAGTGTGTTCAACGAGCAGTTCGATATCAAATATTCCGGCAGCGAGAATGCGCCGATCAAGATCGGCAGTTACGGGACGGGCGCTGCGCCCGTCATCCACAGCAGCGGCGACGGCATCCACAGTCTCTATGCCTCAAACATCGTCATCGAGAACCTGAAGATATCGAATACAGCAGGTGCTGGCATCTATGGCGGCAGTGTCACGAACTGGACGGTCCGCGACGTCGAGATCGCCAAGACTGGATTGTCGGAAAACGCCGGTGCCGTGACCTTTCGGAGCAGCAAAAACATCACGGTCGAAGACAGCAAGATTTCGGACGTCAGAGGTGACGGCTTCTGGATCGAAAAGGTCAACGGCATCAAGCTTCTCAACAATACCGTGACCAACGCCCATGGGACGACGGCCGATGCCGTGCAGATGAACGACAGCAGCGACATTCTGATCAAGGGCAATCATCTCGACCAGACGCATGCCGATAGCCCGAAGGGCGTTATCGCTCTCGTCAGGCCGGTGAATGCCGTGGTCGAGGATAATGTGCTTACCGGCGGCGGCTTCGGCATCAGCGCGCAGGCCGGCAAGAATGTTGCCATCCGCGACAACGACATATCGGGTTTTCACGGCTACAGCTGGTCCTTTGCCGTCGGTCTCGGCGACAAGGGCGATACGAGAGACTACGATATCGCGGGCAACCACATCCATGACGGCGCCCGGGGCGTGGTCATCTCCGCTGCCGGCAGCCCGAGCTATGACCGCACGAATATCAAGGTCCACGACAATGTCTTCGACGACCTCTCACAGGCGGCGTTGAATGTCGACAGGCCCGCATCCGGCTCCTTTTCCAACAATACCATCGAGAGCGGCGTCAAGGCCACCAGCATATCGCCTGATATCGTCGGCGCGCACACCTTCTCCGTCAGCAACAACCATACGGTCGCCAATGTCGAGACGGCGCTGGCGAGCCCGGTTGCCAAGACCGCTGCAGCGACGGAGTCGGCTGCGGATCCGGCAGTCGTCGCTGTCCATGACAATTTGAAGATCCTGACCGATACGGGCGCTGCCCATCATGGCAATCTCCTCGAAAACGACAGCTCGGACAATGACACCCTGGTGCTTCGGCGCTTCGGGGACGAAACCGTCGGCAAGCACGGCCTGACGCTGACCGGGGAATACGGCGACATCCATGTGGACCGGGAAGGCAACTACGCCTACATGCTCGATGAAACGAAACTCCCTGACCATAGCGGACATGTAAGCGAGTCCTTCACCTATGGGATCAACGATGGAAGCTCGCATCATAGCGACGGGGATACGTTGACCGTCTTCATCCACCTGGATGGCTTGCTGAGCTGA
- a CDS encoding DMT family transporter: protein MAMNVLAVHRDTVGTEQAADNSLAAGYSVGILCWLLSAGVYIAAKWVSSEMPPWALCFWRVLIAFAILMPIVRRHFGDMVALVRARALELLVIGGVGLAICQGMIFVGLEHADATTAGIIIALIPIITMILARLMLAEPMGRWQVIGSILAFLGIVVIIIKGSPAALMRLDFNPGELWIVAGAFCFSLYTVLLRRAKFDMNRLALLVLLLGAAVLTALPFYLSELFSDERSTLNGSGLIALAYVAIPGGAVMYYLFNRSIEALGAARAGVLLYIQTIFIAVLAYLILGEQLQRYHLEGAALIIAGLLLIILLKPKIKAEAATA, encoded by the coding sequence ATGGCAATGAATGTCTTGGCGGTCCATCGCGACACGGTTGGGACGGAACAGGCGGCAGACAATTCGCTTGCCGCCGGCTATTCCGTGGGCATTCTCTGCTGGCTGCTGTCGGCCGGCGTCTATATCGCCGCGAAATGGGTTTCTTCGGAGATGCCGCCTTGGGCGCTCTGCTTCTGGCGCGTGCTGATCGCCTTCGCGATCCTGATGCCGATCGTGCGCCGGCATTTCGGCGACATGGTCGCGCTGGTGCGGGCTCGCGCCCTCGAACTGCTTGTGATTGGCGGCGTGGGACTGGCGATCTGCCAGGGCATGATTTTTGTCGGCCTCGAACATGCCGATGCCACCACTGCCGGCATCATCATTGCCCTGATCCCGATCATCACCATGATCCTTGCCCGCTTGATGCTGGCCGAGCCGATGGGACGCTGGCAGGTGATCGGATCGATCTTGGCCTTTCTCGGAATCGTGGTCATCATCATCAAGGGTAGTCCGGCCGCGCTGATGCGGCTCGACTTCAACCCGGGTGAACTGTGGATCGTCGCCGGCGCGTTCTGTTTCAGTCTCTATACCGTCCTGCTCCGCCGCGCGAAATTCGATATGAATCGCCTTGCGCTCCTGGTGCTGCTGCTCGGTGCGGCGGTGCTGACGGCGCTGCCCTTCTACCTGTCCGAGCTATTCTCAGACGAACGCTCGACGCTCAACGGCAGCGGGCTTATCGCGCTCGCCTATGTTGCGATCCCTGGCGGGGCGGTCATGTACTACCTCTTCAATCGTAGCATCGAGGCGCTGGGGGCGGCTCGGGCTGGCGTCCTCCTCTACATTCAGACCATCTTCATCGCCGTGCTCGCCTATCTGATCCTTGGCGAGCAGTTGCAACGCTATCACCTCGAAGGCGCGGCACTCATCATCGCCGGCTTGCTTCTCATCATCCTGCTGAAGCCGAAGATCAAGGCCGAAGCGGCTACTGCATAA